One segment of Haloplanus natans DSM 17983 DNA contains the following:
- a CDS encoding ubiquitin-like small modifier protein 1: MELTVYGPLRSATGEKRVSVDPEGGTVRAVVEAFVAAYPRAESHLVDCDGTLRPSVRVTVDGERASLDDDCPAGADVALFPAMRGGS, translated from the coding sequence GTGGAACTGACCGTCTACGGCCCGCTCCGCTCCGCGACCGGCGAGAAGCGGGTGTCGGTCGACCCCGAAGGAGGGACGGTCCGCGCGGTGGTCGAAGCGTTCGTCGCGGCCTACCCCCGCGCCGAGTCCCACCTCGTCGACTGCGACGGCACGCTCCGTCCGAGCGTCCGTGTCACGGTCGACGGCGAGCGGGCGAGTCTCGACGACGACTGCCCGGCCGGCGCCGACGTGGCGCTGTTTCCGGCGATGCGCGGGGGCTCGTAG
- a CDS encoding ABC transporter ATP-binding protein: MTTRRRGQDAGDRSSNGARRERDGAAGPRGAATPAIAVDDLRKQFGSGADAVTAVDGVSFAVERGSVVGLLGPNGAGKTTLIKSILGTVRPDAGSVRIVGIDARESPREAYAHVDAMLEGARNDYWRLTVRENLRYFATISGVDPSSVADRHERLLERLNIADKADEPVRNLSRGMKGKVSLASVLGGGGDVVFLDEPTLGLDVESARTFQAEIRRLAAETGLTVILSSHDMGVVETVCDRVIVVSDGRVVADEAVDALLGPDGAHIVRLTSPAFDRERLAALREQVAVTDIEWLTRGARIEVTTDTDGLYALMTHLREHDVPLSRMRTVERGLSDVLVDLTTGAGEE; this comes from the coding sequence ATGACCACGCGACGCCGCGGACAGGACGCCGGGGATCGGTCGTCGAACGGCGCCCGACGGGAGCGGGACGGAGCGGCGGGGCCGCGAGGGGCGGCCACGCCCGCCATCGCCGTCGACGATCTCCGGAAGCAGTTCGGCTCGGGTGCCGACGCGGTGACGGCCGTCGACGGCGTCTCCTTCGCGGTCGAACGCGGCTCGGTCGTCGGCCTCCTCGGGCCGAACGGGGCCGGCAAGACGACGCTCATCAAGTCGATTCTGGGGACGGTGCGTCCGGACGCGGGGTCGGTTCGGATCGTGGGCATCGACGCCCGCGAATCGCCACGCGAGGCCTACGCTCACGTCGACGCGATGCTCGAAGGGGCACGAAACGACTACTGGCGGTTGACGGTCCGGGAGAACCTCCGGTATTTCGCGACGATCAGCGGCGTGGACCCGTCGTCGGTCGCGGATCGGCACGAACGACTGCTGGAGCGGCTGAACATCGCCGACAAGGCCGACGAGCCGGTGCGCAACCTCTCCCGAGGGATGAAAGGGAAGGTGTCGCTCGCGAGCGTGCTCGGCGGCGGGGGGGACGTGGTCTTTCTCGACGAACCGACCCTCGGTCTCGACGTGGAGAGCGCGCGGACGTTCCAGGCGGAGATCCGACGACTGGCGGCGGAGACGGGGCTGACGGTGATCCTCAGCAGTCACGACATGGGCGTCGTCGAGACGGTCTGTGATCGCGTGATCGTCGTCTCGGACGGGCGGGTCGTGGCCGACGAGGCCGTCGACGCCCTGCTCGGCCCCGACGGGGCCCACATCGTCCGCCTGACGAGCCCCGCCTTCGACCGCGAGCGGCTGGCCGCCCTGCGCGAGCAGGTCGCCGTCACCGACATCGAGTGGCTGACCCGCGGCGCACGGATCGAGGTGACGACGGACACCGACGGGTTGTACGCGCTGATGACCCACCTCCGCGAACACGACGTCCCCCTCTCGCGGATGCGGACGGTCGAGCGCGGTCTCTCGGACGTACTCGTCGACCTCACGACGGGTGCGGGAGAGGAGTGA
- a CDS encoding class I SAM-dependent methyltransferase: protein MDRDEIRRAWDAVAETYARRRDPTGSDAALIGDLLDELPPDATVLDAGCGDGARTLANLPAGSVGLDLSRRGLELARETGPEARLVQGDMAALPLADDSVDAVTAYHAVFHVPRESQPDVYREFERVLRPGGRLLMTLPGSRFETVREGWMGGRMFFSAPGRDRTLAQLREAGFVDLRTETATDPLGSSTEFVFANHRS from the coding sequence ATGGACCGAGACGAGATTCGGCGGGCGTGGGACGCAGTCGCGGAGACGTACGCCCGCCGGCGCGACCCGACGGGCTCGGACGCCGCGCTCATCGGTGACCTGCTCGACGAACTCCCGCCCGACGCGACCGTCCTCGACGCCGGCTGTGGCGATGGTGCGCGGACGCTCGCGAACCTCCCGGCCGGGAGCGTCGGCCTCGATCTGTCGCGGCGGGGGCTGGAACTCGCGCGGGAGACGGGGCCAGAGGCACGTCTCGTTCAGGGCGATATGGCCGCACTGCCGCTCGCCGACGACAGCGTCGACGCCGTGACCGCCTACCACGCCGTCTTTCACGTCCCCCGCGAGTCACAGCCCGACGTGTACCGGGAGTTCGAGCGCGTCCTCCGGCCGGGCGGCCGACTCCTGATGACCCTGCCCGGCAGCCGGTTCGAGACAGTTCGCGAGGGGTGGATGGGCGGGCGGATGTTCTTCTCGGCGCCGGGGCGGGACCGAACGCTCGCCCAGCTCCGCGAGGCGGGCTTCGTGGACCTGCGGACGGAGACGGCGACCGATCCGCTCGGAAGCAGCACGGAGTTCGTGTTTGCGAACCACCGTTCGTAA
- a CDS encoding HD domain-containing protein, whose translation MKRLKDPVHGYIQIEDKFFDQIIDTRPFQRLRDLKQLSATFMVYPSANHTRFEHSLGVFSLAKRAFDNLRENREFRNGIDCDEVETTLLCAALLHDIGHPPFSHIAEELLDKSLLKSKLATLGLKKRMDEAGIGSVLTDNHPLDQKAEHELLSCIITLRYYTSAIEEMGVDPYEVAAYILGYSIRAEQNEGWQHRVTSHILSSTMDVDRLDYVRRDNFMTGADVANIDTERLVSSYTTHQNSDTGDYELTFSDNALSTVSNYLEGRLAVYMWVTQHHKSVYANALLRELLTELDEYNRGDLFTPENVLDKYLSDSDVRTRLRRARDADENERLSRLYDRFFERDFLTSCWKHKLGYQNKISIDAREAFEDKLGDNETQLEKRIAEAISIDDRFVWVEQSYVPNYKPADLRDVQVAYEGEVQSVSDIGLYKEDDYTGPTPYIFAPKGHSHEIVDLLNDALG comes from the coding sequence ATGAAGCGACTCAAAGACCCGGTACACGGGTACATACAGATCGAAGACAAATTTTTTGATCAGATAATCGACACCAGACCATTTCAACGACTCAGGGATCTTAAGCAGCTATCGGCGACGTTTATGGTGTATCCGTCTGCGAATCATACTCGATTTGAACACTCGCTGGGCGTCTTCTCCCTTGCTAAGCGCGCCTTCGACAATCTTCGCGAAAATCGTGAGTTCCGAAATGGAATCGATTGTGACGAAGTAGAAACGACGCTCCTCTGTGCAGCCTTGCTGCATGATATCGGACACCCTCCGTTTTCGCACATCGCTGAGGAACTTCTGGATAAGTCCTTGCTGAAGTCCAAACTGGCCACTCTCGGACTCAAAAAGCGAATGGACGAGGCAGGGATCGGTAGCGTTCTGACCGATAACCATCCGCTTGACCAGAAAGCCGAACACGAACTACTGAGTTGTATCATAACGCTACGTTACTACACGTCTGCGATTGAGGAGATGGGCGTCGACCCATACGAAGTGGCGGCGTACATCCTCGGCTATAGTATCAGGGCTGAACAAAACGAAGGGTGGCAACACAGGGTCACGTCACATATACTTTCCTCAACGATGGATGTCGACCGTCTCGACTATGTACGCCGAGACAACTTCATGACCGGTGCAGACGTAGCAAATATCGACACTGAACGGCTCGTTTCCTCATATACCACTCACCAAAATTCGGATACCGGCGATTACGAACTGACCTTCTCCGATAACGCCCTCAGCACCGTGAGTAATTATCTTGAGGGCCGGCTTGCAGTTTATATGTGGGTCACCCAACACCACAAATCGGTGTACGCGAATGCTCTGCTACGCGAGCTCCTTACAGAATTGGATGAATATAACCGAGGGGACCTATTCACTCCGGAGAACGTTCTAGACAAGTACCTCTCCGATAGTGACGTTCGAACACGACTTCGCCGTGCTCGGGACGCAGATGAAAACGAACGACTCTCCCGCCTGTACGACCGCTTCTTTGAACGCGATTTCCTGACTTCCTGCTGGAAACACAAACTAGGATATCAAAATAAAATTTCCATTGATGCAAGGGAGGCCTTTGAGGACAAGCTTGGAGACAACGAAACGCAGCTTGAAAAGCGAATCGCGGAAGCCATTTCGATTGATGATCGTTTCGTCTGGGTAGAGCAATCGTACGTACCTAACTACAAGCCAGCCGATCTTCGTGACGTACAGGTGGCATACGAGGGTGAAGTACAGTCCGTCAGTGATATCGGGCTATATAAGGAAGACGACTACACTGGACCGACGCCGTATATTTTCGCCCCTAAGGGTCACAGTCACGAAATCGTGGATCTGTTGAATGACGCACTTGGCTGA
- a CDS encoding amidohydrolase family protein, with protein MYEYEGEDVFVIDSHLHLWDATEENIVHEGGEQFIQCFYDYHTAFTPEEKQWSLEEYRKYGADRMKEDLFGSAAVDMGIFQPTYLTDFYDEGFNTTEDNAELAEEYPERFVLNGTFDPRDGEEGLAYLEELNDKYDLQGVKLYTAEWRGESKGWRLDSEESFRFLEKCAELGIRNIHPHKGPTIRPLNRDAFDVADVDDAATSFPELNFVVEHVGLPRLDDFCWIAAQEPNVYGGLAVAAPMAVHRPRKFGEIMGELLFWLGEDRLLFGSDYALWNPDWLVDVVMNAELTEEQRDEYGVELDLETKKKIMGENAAELYDIDIEAKKEQFKSDDVTEEFGLADHYAGSSAAPADD; from the coding sequence ATGTACGAGTACGAGGGCGAGGACGTGTTCGTCATCGACTCGCATCTCCACCTGTGGGATGCGACCGAGGAGAACATCGTCCACGAGGGCGGCGAGCAGTTCATCCAGTGTTTCTACGACTACCACACCGCGTTTACGCCGGAAGAGAAGCAGTGGTCGCTGGAGGAGTACCGGAAGTACGGCGCCGATCGGATGAAAGAGGACCTGTTCGGGTCGGCCGCGGTGGATATGGGCATCTTCCAGCCCACGTATCTCACCGACTTCTACGACGAGGGGTTCAACACGACCGAGGACAACGCCGAACTCGCCGAGGAGTATCCCGAGCGGTTCGTCCTCAACGGCACGTTCGACCCGCGTGATGGCGAGGAAGGGCTGGCGTATCTGGAGGAGCTGAACGACAAGTACGACCTGCAGGGGGTGAAACTCTACACGGCGGAGTGGCGCGGGGAGTCGAAAGGCTGGCGTCTCGACAGCGAGGAGTCGTTCAGGTTCCTCGAGAAGTGCGCGGAACTCGGCATCCGGAACATCCACCCGCACAAGGGACCGACGATCCGGCCGCTCAACCGCGACGCCTTCGACGTGGCGGACGTCGACGACGCCGCCACCTCCTTCCCCGAACTCAACTTCGTCGTCGAACACGTCGGCCTGCCCCGCCTCGACGACTTCTGCTGGATCGCCGCCCAGGAGCCGAACGTCTACGGCGGCCTCGCCGTCGCGGCGCCGATGGCCGTCCACCGCCCCCGGAAGTTCGGCGAGATCATGGGCGAACTCCTCTTCTGGCTGGGCGAGGACCGCCTGCTCTTTGGCTCCGACTACGCGCTCTGGAACCCCGACTGGCTGGTCGACGTGGTGATGAACGCCGAGTTGACCGAGGAGCAACGCGACGAGTACGGCGTCGAACTCGATCTGGAGACGAAAAAGAAGATCATGGGCGAGAACGCCGCCGAACTCTACGACATCGACATCGAGGCCAAAAAAGAACAGTTCAAATCCGACGACGTGACCGAGGAGTTCGGCCTCGCCGACCACTACGCCGGGTCGAGCGCGGCGCCGGCGGACGACTGA
- a CDS encoding ABC transporter permease — protein sequence MGVDADTEDRRDGAERAGYTHLARAVLYREYLVFVRYPANAVGGIVVALFFFGVLFYGGRMLAGRALADSIEGLVVGYFLWTLAVGAYAAISNDIGSEVQWGTLERHVTTPFGFAPVILLKGVAKLVRTFLTSGVVLAVMLVVTGTTLQLDALTVVVVAALAVTSVLGVGFAAGGIAVLYKRIGNWLNLLQFGFVLLVSAPAFDLWWLRLLPLAHGSALLQRAMVEGTRLWEFPAADIALLIGVAVAYLGLGYVVFRYTTGRARRLGVLGDY from the coding sequence ATGGGTGTAGACGCCGACACCGAGGACAGGCGCGATGGGGCCGAGCGGGCCGGCTACACCCACCTCGCACGGGCCGTCCTCTACCGGGAGTATCTGGTGTTCGTGCGGTATCCCGCGAACGCCGTCGGCGGGATCGTCGTCGCGCTCTTCTTTTTCGGCGTGTTGTTTTACGGCGGGCGGATGCTCGCCGGACGGGCGCTGGCCGACTCCATCGAGGGACTAGTCGTCGGCTACTTCCTCTGGACGCTGGCCGTGGGCGCATACGCGGCCATCTCGAACGACATCGGAAGCGAGGTCCAGTGGGGGACGCTCGAACGACACGTCACGACGCCTTTCGGGTTCGCGCCAGTGATCCTCCTGAAGGGAGTGGCGAAACTCGTTCGGACCTTCCTCACGTCGGGTGTCGTCCTCGCCGTCATGCTCGTGGTCACGGGGACGACGCTCCAGCTCGACGCCCTCACGGTCGTCGTCGTAGCGGCGCTCGCGGTCACGTCGGTGCTCGGCGTCGGGTTCGCGGCGGGCGGGATCGCCGTCCTGTACAAGCGAATCGGCAACTGGCTGAACCTCCTGCAGTTCGGGTTCGTCCTGCTGGTGTCGGCGCCGGCGTTCGACCTGTGGTGGCTGCGGCTGTTGCCCCTGGCCCACGGCAGCGCGCTCCTCCAGCGGGCGATGGTCGAGGGCACGCGACTCTGGGAGTTCCCGGCCGCCGATATCGCCCTCCTGATCGGCGTCGCCGTCGCGTACCTCGGTCTCGGCTACGTCGTGTTCCGATACACGACGGGGCGGGCGCGGCGACTCGGCGTCCTCGGCGACTACTGA
- a CDS encoding acetamidase/formamidase family protein, with protein MSQQIQQELDVDRFTLGLVGPDQEWAGTVADGGTVRTHTPPACWGPMITPEFRGGHEVTRPIRVENAEPGDALVVRIKDVEVTSVATSTGSMAEREGAFGDDPFVDHRCPECGTEWPESVVEGIGEDAIKCAECGANASSFGFEFGYTVAFDDDRSVGLTVGEEGATALAERADEAMALPEHSRQHPILLYKPDEIPGTLGHLRPFIGNIGTTPPREFPDSHNAGDFGQFLVGAGHDWGLPDEDALADRTDGHMDSNDVRPGATLVCPVKIEGAGLYVGDLHANQGDGELSLHTTDVSGRTELEVEVIKGLDIDGPLLLPNEADLPPIAKPYTDAERETGAELAAEYDVDEVGDAAPIQVIGSGATINDATDNAFDRAGTLLGMTEGEVRARCTFSGGVEIARLPGVVQLSMLAPMDRLADVGLADAVRAQYDL; from the coding sequence ATGTCCCAACAGATTCAGCAGGAACTCGACGTGGATCGGTTCACGCTCGGCCTCGTCGGCCCGGATCAGGAGTGGGCGGGCACGGTCGCCGACGGCGGCACGGTCCGCACGCACACGCCCCCGGCCTGCTGGGGGCCGATGATCACCCCCGAATTCCGCGGGGGTCACGAGGTGACACGCCCGATCCGGGTGGAGAACGCCGAACCCGGCGACGCCTTGGTCGTCCGCATCAAGGACGTGGAGGTGACGAGCGTCGCGACGAGTACGGGGAGCATGGCCGAACGCGAGGGTGCCTTCGGCGACGACCCCTTCGTCGACCACCGCTGCCCCGAATGCGGCACCGAGTGGCCCGAGAGCGTCGTCGAGGGAATCGGCGAGGACGCGATCAAATGCGCGGAGTGTGGCGCCAACGCCTCCTCTTTTGGCTTCGAGTTCGGCTACACCGTCGCCTTCGACGACGACCGTTCCGTCGGGCTGACGGTCGGCGAAGAGGGCGCGACGGCCCTCGCCGAACGCGCCGACGAGGCGATGGCGCTCCCCGAGCACTCCCGCCAGCATCCCATCCTGCTCTACAAGCCCGACGAGATTCCGGGGACGCTCGGCCACCTCCGGCCCTTCATCGGCAACATCGGGACGACACCGCCCCGGGAGTTCCCCGACTCCCACAATGCCGGCGACTTCGGACAGTTCCTCGTCGGCGCCGGTCACGACTGGGGCCTGCCCGACGAGGACGCCCTCGCGGACCGCACCGACGGCCACATGGACTCGAACGACGTACGGCCGGGCGCGACGCTCGTCTGCCCGGTGAAAATCGAGGGCGCCGGCCTCTACGTCGGCGACCTGCACGCCAACCAGGGCGACGGCGAACTCTCCCTGCACACGACGGACGTGAGCGGGCGGACGGAACTCGAGGTCGAAGTGATCAAGGGACTGGACATCGACGGGCCACTTCTCCTCCCGAACGAGGCGGATCTGCCGCCCATCGCCAAGCCCTACACCGACGCCGAACGCGAAACGGGCGCCGAACTCGCCGCCGAGTACGACGTGGACGAGGTGGGAGACGCCGCGCCGATCCAGGTGATCGGCTCGGGCGCGACCATCAACGACGCCACCGACAACGCCTTCGACCGCGCGGGTACGCTCCTCGGGATGACCGAAGGGGAAGTCCGGGCCCGGTGTACGTTCTCCGGCGGCGTCGAAATCGCGCGCCTGCCCGGTGTCGTCCAGTTGTCGATGCTGGCGCCGATGGATCGGTTGGCGGACGTGGGACTGGCCGACGCCGTGCGGGCGCAGTACGATCTGTAG
- a CDS encoding HVO_2922 family protein — MAAQPVFEVYEDRGEEWRWRLVASNGNIVADSAEGYVSKQGAKRGIQCVKRIAPDAEVTEG; from the coding sequence ATGGCGGCCCAACCGGTCTTCGAGGTGTACGAGGACAGGGGCGAGGAGTGGCGGTGGCGGCTCGTCGCGTCGAACGGCAACATCGTCGCGGACAGCGCGGAGGGGTACGTGTCGAAACAGGGGGCGAAACGCGGCATCCAGTGTGTCAAACGGATCGCCCCCGACGCCGAGGTGACGGAGGGATAA
- a CDS encoding iron-sulfur cluster assembly protein, translating to MSTDSFDPDEGVTETQVRERLDRVTDPELDTSIVELEYIDAVRIDGGEVRVAMTLPTAWCSPAFAWMMTTDARDEVESLPGVERARIELREHMHEAEITRGVNERLSFGEAFPDADGSVDPVRAELDEKARIARQHDATGALLDAGLDGDQIVTLTREDVTVEDGRAHVWCRAGGLAVVVEADPLERYLEKARATGRLDDDHPELFRTPEGDPIDPAQFETVRHRTRLAGVNMSGQGSVCDALHESRRAEDRPPLSMRSD from the coding sequence ATGTCGACCGACTCGTTCGACCCCGACGAGGGCGTGACCGAGACGCAGGTCCGCGAACGCCTCGACCGGGTCACCGACCCCGAACTCGACACCTCCATCGTCGAACTGGAGTACATCGATGCGGTTCGGATCGACGGGGGCGAGGTGCGGGTGGCGATGACGCTCCCGACGGCGTGGTGTTCGCCCGCCTTCGCGTGGATGATGACGACCGACGCCCGTGACGAGGTGGAGTCGTTGCCGGGCGTCGAACGCGCGCGGATCGAACTCCGCGAGCACATGCACGAGGCGGAGATCACTCGTGGCGTCAACGAGCGCCTCTCGTTCGGGGAGGCGTTTCCCGACGCCGACGGGAGCGTCGACCCCGTTCGCGCCGAACTCGACGAGAAGGCGCGGATCGCCCGCCAACACGACGCAACTGGGGCGCTCCTCGACGCCGGCCTCGACGGCGACCAGATCGTCACCCTGACCCGCGAGGACGTGACGGTCGAGGACGGCCGCGCCCACGTCTGGTGTCGAGCGGGCGGCCTCGCCGTCGTCGTCGAGGCCGACCCGCTGGAGCGATATCTGGAGAAGGCGCGGGCGACCGGCCGCCTCGACGACGACCACCCCGAACTGTTCCGGACGCCGGAGGGCGACCCCATCGACCCCGCGCAGTTCGAGACGGTGCGCCACCGGACCCGGCTGGCCGGCGTCAACATGAGCGGGCAGGGGTCGGTCTGTGACGCGCTCCACGAGTCGCGACGCGCCGAGGACCGGCCGCCGCTGTCGATGCGGTCGGACTAG
- a CDS encoding COG1361 family protein: MERRALLAGLSAALTGLAGCGSGAAPGTRSTVAPDRPPCADGFRIVDREERIERGAVPEVTVRLHNDGDVTVEYDLRVEFEQATSTGLREPSGRDRIVGTLAPGASVAVTATTDSAERTSTTDYSLDVTLACGSTPADV; encoded by the coding sequence ATGGAGAGACGAGCGCTCCTCGCGGGCCTGTCGGCGGCGCTGACTGGACTCGCCGGCTGTGGATCGGGCGCGGCTCCCGGCACGCGCTCGACGGTCGCCCCCGACCGCCCGCCGTGTGCCGACGGCTTCCGGATCGTCGACCGCGAGGAGCGGATCGAGCGGGGCGCGGTGCCCGAGGTAACCGTCCGGCTGCACAACGACGGCGACGTGACAGTCGAGTACGACCTCCGCGTGGAGTTCGAACAGGCCACGTCGACCGGGTTGCGGGAGCCGTCCGGCCGTGACCGCATCGTGGGAACGCTCGCCCCGGGGGCGAGCGTCGCCGTCACGGCGACGACCGACAGCGCGGAGCGCACGAGCACGACCGACTACAGCCTCGACGTGACGCTCGCCTGTGGCTCGACCCCCGCCGACGTTTAG
- a CDS encoding SDR family NAD(P)-dependent oxidoreductase, producing MSETPDLSGRTALVTGSATRLGRELLLRIAACGADVAVHYRESDAAATATAEEARDHGVAATTVHGDVTDPDEVDTMFDAVESELGPVDVLVNNVGNFDARHWADIEWAAWRDVVESTFYGTVLCSRRALPGMRESGWGRIVNVGFADSDRGVAHPVNFPYFVAKTGVLMFTRMLAADTQDDGITVNAVSPFAVENTVSDVSSFPRGRPASFDDVAAPLLFFLDESAAYVSGQNVAVDGGRLAEE from the coding sequence ATGTCGGAAACACCCGACCTGAGCGGGCGAACGGCACTGGTGACGGGGAGCGCGACGCGACTCGGCCGCGAACTCCTCCTGCGCATCGCGGCGTGTGGCGCGGACGTGGCCGTCCACTACCGAGAGAGCGACGCGGCGGCGACGGCGACAGCCGAGGAGGCACGCGACCACGGCGTCGCGGCGACGACCGTCCACGGCGACGTGACCGACCCCGACGAGGTCGACACGATGTTCGACGCCGTCGAGTCGGAACTCGGGCCCGTCGACGTCCTCGTCAACAACGTCGGCAACTTCGACGCGCGCCACTGGGCGGACATCGAGTGGGCGGCGTGGCGCGACGTGGTCGAGAGCACGTTCTACGGGACCGTCCTGTGTTCGCGGCGGGCGCTGCCCGGGATGCGCGAGTCGGGGTGGGGTCGGATCGTCAACGTCGGCTTCGCCGACAGCGACCGCGGGGTTGCTCACCCGGTCAACTTCCCCTACTTCGTCGCGAAGACAGGCGTGTTGATGTTCACGCGGATGCTCGCGGCCGATACGCAGGACGATGGGATCACGGTCAATGCGGTGTCGCCCTTTGCCGTCGAGAACACCGTCTCGGACGTGTCGTCGTTCCCGCGCGGGCGGCCGGCGTCGTTCGACGACGTGGCCGCGCCGCTCCTCTTTTTCCTCGACGAGAGCGCGGCCTACGTCAGCGGGCAGAACGTCGCCGTCGACGGCGGACGACTGGCAGAGGAGTGA
- a CDS encoding DUF4188 domain-containing protein, producing the protein MSRIIPERVTAQVDGDFVVFLIGMRINALWKVHRWLPVFLAMPRMLRELEADPESGLLESRAWFGLRSPVLVQYWESFEKLEAYARDAEGEHLPAWKAFNHRIGEGGDVGIWHETYLVREGEYEAVYNNMPPTGLGEVGETVPASGHAETAGGRLGRTAGDDAPVGADGGTPVDEG; encoded by the coding sequence ATGTCGAGAATCATCCCCGAACGAGTGACTGCACAGGTAGACGGCGACTTCGTCGTCTTTCTCATCGGCATGCGTATCAACGCGCTGTGGAAGGTCCACAGGTGGCTCCCCGTCTTTCTCGCCATGCCCCGAATGCTCCGCGAACTCGAAGCCGACCCCGAGAGCGGCCTGCTCGAATCGCGGGCCTGGTTCGGCCTCCGCAGTCCGGTCCTCGTCCAGTACTGGGAGTCGTTCGAGAAGTTGGAGGCGTACGCCCGCGACGCCGAGGGCGAGCATCTGCCGGCGTGGAAGGCGTTCAACCACCGGATCGGCGAGGGCGGCGACGTGGGCATCTGGCACGAGACGTATCTCGTCAGGGAGGGGGAGTACGAGGCCGTCTACAACAACATGCCGCCGACGGGGCTCGGCGAAGTCGGCGAGACGGTACCCGCGTCCGGCCACGCCGAGACGGCGGGAGGCCGACTCGGGCGGACGGCCGGTGACGACGCCCCGGTCGGGGCCGACGGTGGCACGCCGGTCGATGAGGGCTGA
- a CDS encoding site-2 protease family protein, whose translation MRSYRLLSIWGIPIRVNTSLLIFLPILAWLIGSGGQIETYAGLIGRLTGVEFDLARLRAGSMPWLVGVVAAVGLFVSVTVHELGHSWVAMRYGIEIESITLWILGGLASLKTFPKEWNREFWIAIARPVSSLLVAVVCYVAVLVMPESLQIPRFVAGWLAIVNVTLAVFNLLPAFPMDGGRILRALLARSRPYGTATRLAARVGVGFAFLFAIVAVLNFQIILLLLAFFIYSAATTESKAVLLDELLEGITVGDIMTHDPARVTMSTTLDEFGGQMLRDRQTTYLVTDTGGTPVGLVTLDDLKKARRGDRETATVGEIMRDVPSVDSAADAFETLARLQGPGGIYALVQRDGELLGILSEADYAHAMTIQRGFRSGIGG comes from the coding sequence ATGCGGAGCTACCGACTCCTCTCGATCTGGGGGATCCCGATTCGGGTCAACACCTCGCTACTGATCTTTCTCCCCATCCTCGCGTGGCTGATCGGAAGTGGGGGACAGATCGAGACCTACGCCGGACTGATCGGGCGACTCACCGGCGTCGAGTTCGACCTCGCTCGCCTCCGCGCCGGATCGATGCCGTGGCTCGTCGGCGTCGTCGCGGCGGTCGGCCTGTTCGTGAGCGTCACCGTCCACGAACTCGGGCACTCGTGGGTCGCCATGCGGTACGGGATCGAAATCGAGTCGATCACGCTCTGGATCTTGGGGGGATTGGCGTCGTTGAAGACGTTCCCGAAGGAGTGGAACCGGGAGTTCTGGATCGCTATCGCCAGGCCCGTCTCCAGTCTCCTCGTCGCCGTCGTCTGTTACGTCGCCGTCCTCGTGATGCCGGAGTCGCTTCAGATTCCCCGGTTCGTCGCCGGGTGGCTCGCCATCGTGAACGTCACGCTGGCGGTTTTCAATCTTCTCCCGGCGTTCCCGATGGACGGGGGTCGCATCCTGCGTGCGCTCCTCGCTCGCTCGCGCCCGTACGGCACCGCGACCCGTCTCGCCGCCCGGGTCGGCGTCGGCTTCGCCTTCCTCTTTGCCATCGTGGCCGTCCTCAACTTCCAGATCATCCTCCTGCTGCTCGCCTTCTTCATCTACAGCGCGGCGACGACCGAGTCGAAGGCGGTCCTGCTGGATGAACTCCTCGAAGGGATCACCGTTGGCGACATCATGACGCACGATCCGGCGCGGGTCACGATGTCGACGACCCTCGACGAGTTCGGGGGGCAGATGCTCCGCGACCGGCAGACGACCTACCTCGTGACCGACACGGGCGGCACGCCGGTCGGCCTCGTCACCCTCGACGATCTGAAGAAGGCCCGCCGGGGGGACCGCGAGACGGCAACCGTCGGCGAGATCATGCGCGACGTACCGAGCGTCGACTCCGCGGCAGACGCCTTCGAGACGCTGGCGCGACTGCAGGGACCGGGTGGGATTTACGCCCTCGTCCAGCGCGACGGCGAACTCCTCGGCATCCTCTCCGAGGCCGACTACGCCCACGCCATGACGATCCAGCGGGGGTTCCGGAGCGGGATCGGCGGGTAG